From a single Tursiops truncatus isolate mTurTru1 chromosome 20, mTurTru1.mat.Y, whole genome shotgun sequence genomic region:
- the GGA3 gene encoding ADP-ribosylation factor-binding protein GGA3 isoform X6, with amino-acid sequence MAEAEGESLESWLNKATNPSNRQEDWEYIIGFCDQINKELEGPQIAVRLLAHKIQSPQEWEAVQALTVLEACMKNCGRRFHNEVGKFRFLNELIKVVSPKYLGDRVSEKVKTKVIELLYSWTLALPEESKIKDAYHMLKRQGIVQSDPLIPMDRTLIPSPPPRPKNPVFDDEEKSKLLAKLLKSKNPDDLQEANKLIKSMVKEDEARIQKVTKRLHTLEEVNNNVKLLGEMLLHYSKEDSSEADKELMKELFDRCESKRRTLFKLASETEDNDSSLGDILQASDNLSRVINSYKTVVEGQVINGEVVTSAIPDSEGLTDPAPCAPPRESAGNSQWPLFQNEQSNLDFFSPKPGTGACSLSDGPLLQPSAAPAGNSQAPVVPASAPAPPAGSFSFSTGLAPASAPKAEPAAPGHHGSALGDSTVRQLDALDQLLEEAKATSGLVKPVSSGFFAGAATSPLLPTSTSARPLLPFSTAPGSPLFQPPAFQSQGSPVQGPELSLTSVHVPLESIKPSSALPVTAYDKNGFRILFHFAKECPPGRPDVLVVVVSMLNTAPLPIKSIVLQAAVPKSMKVKLQPPSGTELSPFSPIQPPAAITQVMLLANPLKYAGLSLLWPLPLQSTGSRHAGSAAMAHGPSRSAACGIFPDRGTNPRPLHRQADSQPLGHQGSPD; translated from the exons ATGGCGGAGGCGGAAGGGGAGAGTCTGGAGTCCTGGCTCA ATAAAGCCACGAATCCTTCCAACCGCCAGGAGGACTGGGAATACATAATTGGCTTTTGTGATCAGATCAACAAAGAGCTTGAAGG GCCACAGATCGCCGTCCGACTGCTGGCCCATAAGATCCAGTCTCCGCAGGAATGGGAGGCAGTCCAGGCCCTGACG GTGCTGGAGGCCTGCATGAAGAACTGTGGGAGGAGATTTCATAACGAAGTGGGAAAGTTCCGGTTTTTGAATGAGTTGATCAAAGTCGTCTCTCCAAAG TACCTGGGGGACAGGGTGTCTGAGAAAGTGAAGACCAAGGTTATTGAGCTGCTTTATAGCTGGACGTTGGCGCTGCCGGAAGAATCCAAGATCAAGGATGCCTACCACATGTTGAAGAGACAGG GCATTGTGCAGTCGGACCCGCTGATCCCTATGGACAGGACACTGATCCCCTCTCCGCCACCTCGTCCCAAAAACCCTGTTTTTGATGATGAGGAGAAGTCCAAG CTTTTAGCCAAGTTGTTGAAAAGCAAAAACCCAGATGACCTGCAGGAGGCCAACAAGCTCATCAAGTCCATGGTGAAGGAA GATGAGGCGCGGATCCAGAAGGTGACCAAGCGTCTGCACACTTTAGAGGAGGTTAATAACAACGTCAAGCTGCTCGGCGAGATGCTGCTTCATTACAGCAAAGAGGATTCTTCAGAGGCAGATAAAGAGCTCATGAAG GAGCTGTTTGATCGGTGTGAGAGCAAGAGGCGGACGTTATTCAAACTAGCCAGCGAGACAGAGGACAACGACAGCAGTTTAG GGGACATCCTGCAGGCCAGTGACAACCTCTCCCGGGTCATCAACTCTTATAAAACAGTCGTTGAAGGGCAGGTCATCAATGGTGAGGTGGTCACCTCAGCCATTCCTGACTCTGAAG GTCTCACCGACCCAGCCCCCTGTGCTCCTCCCAGAGAGTCAGCTGGAAACAGCCAGTGGCCCCTGTTCCAG AACGAACAGTCGAACCTGGACTTCTTCAGCCCCAAACCTGGAACTGGTGCCTGTAGCCTCTCAGACGGGCCTCTCCTGCAGCCCTCAGCAGCCCCCGCAGGCAACTCCCAGGCCCCCGTGGTCCCAGCCAGCGCTCCAGCCCCCCCGGCCGGCTCCTTCTCATTTTCCACCGGCCTGGCCCCAGCTTCGGCCCCCAAGGCTGAGCCTGCGGCCCCCGGGCACCATGGTTCAGCTTTGGGCGACAGCACCGTGCGCCAGCTGGACGCCCTTGATCAGCTTCTAGAAGAGGCCAAAGC gaCCTCAGGCCTGGTGAAACCCGTCTCCTCTGGCTTCTTCGCTGGCGCTGCCACCTCCCCTCTGCTGCCCACCAGCACCTCAGCTAgacctctcctccccttctccacgGCGCCCGGCAGCCCTCTCTTCCAGCCACCTGCCTTCCAGTCCCAGGGCAGCCCCGTGCAGGGGCCCGAGCTCTCCCTGACCAGTGTCCACGTCCCCCTGGAGTCTATCAAGCCTA GCAGCGCCCTTCCTGTGACAGCCTATGATAAAAATGGCTTCCGCATCCTCTTCCATTTTGCCAAGGAGTGTCCTCCAGGACGGCCTGacgtgctggtggtggtggtgtccaTGCTGAATACGGCTCCCTTGCCTATCAAGAGCATCGTGCTGCAGGCTGCAGTGCCCAAG tcaATGAAAGTGAAGTTGCAGCCACCCTCTGGGACAGAACTCTCCCCGTTTAGCCCCATCCAGCCACCTGCAGCCATCACCCAGGTCATGCTGCTGGCCAATCCACTGAAG
- the GGA3 gene encoding ADP-ribosylation factor-binding protein GGA3 isoform X3, which translates to MAEAEGESLESWLNKATNPSNRQEDWEYIIGFCDQINKELEGPQIAVRLLAHKIQSPQEWEAVQALTVLEACMKNCGRRFHNEVGKFRFLNELIKVVSPKYLGDRVSEKVKTKVIELLYSWTLALPEESKIKDAYHMLKRQGIVQSDPLIPMDRTLIPSPPPRPKNPVFDDEEKSKLLAKLLKSKNPDDLQEANKLIKSMVKEDEARIQKVTKRLHTLEEVNNNVKLLGEMLLHYSKEDSSEADKELMKELFDRCESKRRTLFKLASETEDNDSSLGDILQASDNLSRVINSYKTVVEGQVINGEVVTSAIPDSEGNHRSSNQGTLIDLAELDAPSSLSPVLAPVPRPSGIPILPPPPQALGPGRSHSSSQAEAPPGPSSTGHTLSLLDEELLCLGLTDPAPCAPPRESAGNSQWPLFQNEQSNLDFFSPKPGTGACSLSDGPLLQPSAAPAGNSQAPVVPASAPAPPAGSFSFSTGLAPASAPKAEPAAPGHHGSALGDSTVRQLDALDQLLEEAKATSGLVKPVSSGFFAGAATSPLLPTSTSARPLLPFSTAPGSPLFQPPAFQSQGSPVQGPELSLTSVHVPLESIKPSSALPVTAYDKNGFRILFHFAKECPPGRPDVLVVVVSMLNTAPLPIKSIVLQAAVPKSMKVKLQPPSGTELSPFSPIQPPAAITQVMLLANPLKTPIAPVWGKVPLTNSTCRQVAMLASPEGCC; encoded by the exons ATGGCGGAGGCGGAAGGGGAGAGTCTGGAGTCCTGGCTCA ATAAAGCCACGAATCCTTCCAACCGCCAGGAGGACTGGGAATACATAATTGGCTTTTGTGATCAGATCAACAAAGAGCTTGAAGG GCCACAGATCGCCGTCCGACTGCTGGCCCATAAGATCCAGTCTCCGCAGGAATGGGAGGCAGTCCAGGCCCTGACG GTGCTGGAGGCCTGCATGAAGAACTGTGGGAGGAGATTTCATAACGAAGTGGGAAAGTTCCGGTTTTTGAATGAGTTGATCAAAGTCGTCTCTCCAAAG TACCTGGGGGACAGGGTGTCTGAGAAAGTGAAGACCAAGGTTATTGAGCTGCTTTATAGCTGGACGTTGGCGCTGCCGGAAGAATCCAAGATCAAGGATGCCTACCACATGTTGAAGAGACAGG GCATTGTGCAGTCGGACCCGCTGATCCCTATGGACAGGACACTGATCCCCTCTCCGCCACCTCGTCCCAAAAACCCTGTTTTTGATGATGAGGAGAAGTCCAAG CTTTTAGCCAAGTTGTTGAAAAGCAAAAACCCAGATGACCTGCAGGAGGCCAACAAGCTCATCAAGTCCATGGTGAAGGAA GATGAGGCGCGGATCCAGAAGGTGACCAAGCGTCTGCACACTTTAGAGGAGGTTAATAACAACGTCAAGCTGCTCGGCGAGATGCTGCTTCATTACAGCAAAGAGGATTCTTCAGAGGCAGATAAAGAGCTCATGAAG GAGCTGTTTGATCGGTGTGAGAGCAAGAGGCGGACGTTATTCAAACTAGCCAGCGAGACAGAGGACAACGACAGCAGTTTAG GGGACATCCTGCAGGCCAGTGACAACCTCTCCCGGGTCATCAACTCTTATAAAACAGTCGTTGAAGGGCAGGTCATCAATGGTGAGGTGGTCACCTCAGCCATTCCTGACTCTGAAG GAAACCACCGTTCCAGTAACCAAGGCACTCTCATTGACCTTGCCGAGCTGGATGCGCCGAGCAGCTTGTCCCCAGTGCTGGCCCCCGTACCCCGCCCCTCGGGCATCCCTATCCTCCCTCCGCCCCCCCAGGCCTTGGGACCCGGGCGCAGCCACTCGTCCAGCCAGGCTGAGGCCCCGCCGGGACCCAGCAGCACAGGCCACACCCTCAGCCTGCTGGACGAGGAGCTGCTCTGCTTGG GTCTCACCGACCCAGCCCCCTGTGCTCCTCCCAGAGAGTCAGCTGGAAACAGCCAGTGGCCCCTGTTCCAG AACGAACAGTCGAACCTGGACTTCTTCAGCCCCAAACCTGGAACTGGTGCCTGTAGCCTCTCAGACGGGCCTCTCCTGCAGCCCTCAGCAGCCCCCGCAGGCAACTCCCAGGCCCCCGTGGTCCCAGCCAGCGCTCCAGCCCCCCCGGCCGGCTCCTTCTCATTTTCCACCGGCCTGGCCCCAGCTTCGGCCCCCAAGGCTGAGCCTGCGGCCCCCGGGCACCATGGTTCAGCTTTGGGCGACAGCACCGTGCGCCAGCTGGACGCCCTTGATCAGCTTCTAGAAGAGGCCAAAGC gaCCTCAGGCCTGGTGAAACCCGTCTCCTCTGGCTTCTTCGCTGGCGCTGCCACCTCCCCTCTGCTGCCCACCAGCACCTCAGCTAgacctctcctccccttctccacgGCGCCCGGCAGCCCTCTCTTCCAGCCACCTGCCTTCCAGTCCCAGGGCAGCCCCGTGCAGGGGCCCGAGCTCTCCCTGACCAGTGTCCACGTCCCCCTGGAGTCTATCAAGCCTA GCAGCGCCCTTCCTGTGACAGCCTATGATAAAAATGGCTTCCGCATCCTCTTCCATTTTGCCAAGGAGTGTCCTCCAGGACGGCCTGacgtgctggtggtggtggtgtccaTGCTGAATACGGCTCCCTTGCCTATCAAGAGCATCGTGCTGCAGGCTGCAGTGCCCAAG tcaATGAAAGTGAAGTTGCAGCCACCCTCTGGGACAGAACTCTCCCCGTTTAGCCCCATCCAGCCACCTGCAGCCATCACCCAGGTCATGCTGCTGGCCAATCCACTGAAG
- the GGA3 gene encoding ADP-ribosylation factor-binding protein GGA3 isoform X4 yields MAEAEGESLESWLNKATNPSNRQEDWEYIIGFCDQINKELEGPQIAVRLLAHKIQSPQEWEAVQALTVLEACMKNCGRRFHNEVGKFRFLNELIKVVSPKYLGDRVSEKVKTKVIELLYSWTLALPEESKIKDAYHMLKRQGIVQSDPLIPMDRTLIPSPPPRPKNPVFDDEEKSKLLAKLLKSKNPDDLQEANKLIKSMVKEDEARIQKVTKRLHTLEEVNNNVKLLGEMLLHYSKEDSSEADKELMKELFDRCESKRRTLFKLASETEDNDSSLGDILQASDNLSRVINSYKTVVEGQVINGEVVTSAIPDSEGNHRSSNQGTLIDLAELDAPSSLSPVLAPVPRPSGIPILPPPPQALGPGRSHSSSQAEAPPGPSSTGHTLSLLDEELLCLGLTDPAPCAPPRESAGNSQWPLFQNEQSNLDFFSPKPGTGACSLSDGPLLQPSAAPAGNSQAPVVPASAPAPPAGSFSFSTGLAPASAPKAEPAAPGHHGSALGDSTVRQLDALDQLLEEAKATSGLVKPVSSGFFAGAATSPLLPTSTSARPLLPFSTAPGSPLFQPPAFQSQGSPVQGPELSLTSVHVPLESIKPSSALPVTAYDKNGFRILFHFAKECPPGRPDVLVVVVSMLNTAPLPIKSIVLQAAVPKSMKVKLQPPSGTELSPFSPIQPPAAITQVMLLANPLKSQ; encoded by the exons ATGGCGGAGGCGGAAGGGGAGAGTCTGGAGTCCTGGCTCA ATAAAGCCACGAATCCTTCCAACCGCCAGGAGGACTGGGAATACATAATTGGCTTTTGTGATCAGATCAACAAAGAGCTTGAAGG GCCACAGATCGCCGTCCGACTGCTGGCCCATAAGATCCAGTCTCCGCAGGAATGGGAGGCAGTCCAGGCCCTGACG GTGCTGGAGGCCTGCATGAAGAACTGTGGGAGGAGATTTCATAACGAAGTGGGAAAGTTCCGGTTTTTGAATGAGTTGATCAAAGTCGTCTCTCCAAAG TACCTGGGGGACAGGGTGTCTGAGAAAGTGAAGACCAAGGTTATTGAGCTGCTTTATAGCTGGACGTTGGCGCTGCCGGAAGAATCCAAGATCAAGGATGCCTACCACATGTTGAAGAGACAGG GCATTGTGCAGTCGGACCCGCTGATCCCTATGGACAGGACACTGATCCCCTCTCCGCCACCTCGTCCCAAAAACCCTGTTTTTGATGATGAGGAGAAGTCCAAG CTTTTAGCCAAGTTGTTGAAAAGCAAAAACCCAGATGACCTGCAGGAGGCCAACAAGCTCATCAAGTCCATGGTGAAGGAA GATGAGGCGCGGATCCAGAAGGTGACCAAGCGTCTGCACACTTTAGAGGAGGTTAATAACAACGTCAAGCTGCTCGGCGAGATGCTGCTTCATTACAGCAAAGAGGATTCTTCAGAGGCAGATAAAGAGCTCATGAAG GAGCTGTTTGATCGGTGTGAGAGCAAGAGGCGGACGTTATTCAAACTAGCCAGCGAGACAGAGGACAACGACAGCAGTTTAG GGGACATCCTGCAGGCCAGTGACAACCTCTCCCGGGTCATCAACTCTTATAAAACAGTCGTTGAAGGGCAGGTCATCAATGGTGAGGTGGTCACCTCAGCCATTCCTGACTCTGAAG GAAACCACCGTTCCAGTAACCAAGGCACTCTCATTGACCTTGCCGAGCTGGATGCGCCGAGCAGCTTGTCCCCAGTGCTGGCCCCCGTACCCCGCCCCTCGGGCATCCCTATCCTCCCTCCGCCCCCCCAGGCCTTGGGACCCGGGCGCAGCCACTCGTCCAGCCAGGCTGAGGCCCCGCCGGGACCCAGCAGCACAGGCCACACCCTCAGCCTGCTGGACGAGGAGCTGCTCTGCTTGG GTCTCACCGACCCAGCCCCCTGTGCTCCTCCCAGAGAGTCAGCTGGAAACAGCCAGTGGCCCCTGTTCCAG AACGAACAGTCGAACCTGGACTTCTTCAGCCCCAAACCTGGAACTGGTGCCTGTAGCCTCTCAGACGGGCCTCTCCTGCAGCCCTCAGCAGCCCCCGCAGGCAACTCCCAGGCCCCCGTGGTCCCAGCCAGCGCTCCAGCCCCCCCGGCCGGCTCCTTCTCATTTTCCACCGGCCTGGCCCCAGCTTCGGCCCCCAAGGCTGAGCCTGCGGCCCCCGGGCACCATGGTTCAGCTTTGGGCGACAGCACCGTGCGCCAGCTGGACGCCCTTGATCAGCTTCTAGAAGAGGCCAAAGC gaCCTCAGGCCTGGTGAAACCCGTCTCCTCTGGCTTCTTCGCTGGCGCTGCCACCTCCCCTCTGCTGCCCACCAGCACCTCAGCTAgacctctcctccccttctccacgGCGCCCGGCAGCCCTCTCTTCCAGCCACCTGCCTTCCAGTCCCAGGGCAGCCCCGTGCAGGGGCCCGAGCTCTCCCTGACCAGTGTCCACGTCCCCCTGGAGTCTATCAAGCCTA GCAGCGCCCTTCCTGTGACAGCCTATGATAAAAATGGCTTCCGCATCCTCTTCCATTTTGCCAAGGAGTGTCCTCCAGGACGGCCTGacgtgctggtggtggtggtgtccaTGCTGAATACGGCTCCCTTGCCTATCAAGAGCATCGTGCTGCAGGCTGCAGTGCCCAAG tcaATGAAAGTGAAGTTGCAGCCACCCTCTGGGACAGAACTCTCCCCGTTTAGCCCCATCCAGCCACCTGCAGCCATCACCCAGGTCATGCTGCTGGCCAATCCACTGAAG
- the GGA3 gene encoding ADP-ribosylation factor-binding protein GGA3 isoform X7 — translation MAEAEGESLESWLNKATNPSNRQEDWEYIIGFCDQINKELEGPQIAVRLLAHKIQSPQEWEAVQALTVLEACMKNCGRRFHNEVGKFRFLNELIKVVSPKYLGDRVSEKVKTKVIELLYSWTLALPEESKIKDAYHMLKRQGIVQSDPLIPMDRTLIPSPPPRPKNPVFDDEEKSKLLAKLLKSKNPDDLQEANKLIKSMVKEDEARIQKVTKRLHTLEEVNNNVKLLGEMLLHYSKEDSSEADKELMKELFDRCESKRRTLFKLASETEDNDSSLGDILQASDNLSRVINSYKTVVEGQVINGEVVTSAIPDSEGLTDPAPCAPPRESAGNSQWPLFQNEQSNLDFFSPKPGTGACSLSDGPLLQPSAAPAGNSQAPVVPASAPAPPAGSFSFSTGLAPASAPKAEPAAPGHHGSALGDSTVRQLDALDQLLEEAKATSGLVKPVSSGFFAGAATSPLLPTSTSARPLLPFSTAPGSPLFQPPAFQSQGSPVQGPELSLTSVHVPLESIKPSSALPVTAYDKNGFRILFHFAKECPPGRPDVLVVVVSMLNTAPLPIKSIVLQAAVPKSMKVKLQPPSGTELSPFSPIQPPAAITQVMLLANPLKEKARLRYRLTFALGEQLSTEVGEVDQFPPVEQWGSL, via the exons ATGGCGGAGGCGGAAGGGGAGAGTCTGGAGTCCTGGCTCA ATAAAGCCACGAATCCTTCCAACCGCCAGGAGGACTGGGAATACATAATTGGCTTTTGTGATCAGATCAACAAAGAGCTTGAAGG GCCACAGATCGCCGTCCGACTGCTGGCCCATAAGATCCAGTCTCCGCAGGAATGGGAGGCAGTCCAGGCCCTGACG GTGCTGGAGGCCTGCATGAAGAACTGTGGGAGGAGATTTCATAACGAAGTGGGAAAGTTCCGGTTTTTGAATGAGTTGATCAAAGTCGTCTCTCCAAAG TACCTGGGGGACAGGGTGTCTGAGAAAGTGAAGACCAAGGTTATTGAGCTGCTTTATAGCTGGACGTTGGCGCTGCCGGAAGAATCCAAGATCAAGGATGCCTACCACATGTTGAAGAGACAGG GCATTGTGCAGTCGGACCCGCTGATCCCTATGGACAGGACACTGATCCCCTCTCCGCCACCTCGTCCCAAAAACCCTGTTTTTGATGATGAGGAGAAGTCCAAG CTTTTAGCCAAGTTGTTGAAAAGCAAAAACCCAGATGACCTGCAGGAGGCCAACAAGCTCATCAAGTCCATGGTGAAGGAA GATGAGGCGCGGATCCAGAAGGTGACCAAGCGTCTGCACACTTTAGAGGAGGTTAATAACAACGTCAAGCTGCTCGGCGAGATGCTGCTTCATTACAGCAAAGAGGATTCTTCAGAGGCAGATAAAGAGCTCATGAAG GAGCTGTTTGATCGGTGTGAGAGCAAGAGGCGGACGTTATTCAAACTAGCCAGCGAGACAGAGGACAACGACAGCAGTTTAG GGGACATCCTGCAGGCCAGTGACAACCTCTCCCGGGTCATCAACTCTTATAAAACAGTCGTTGAAGGGCAGGTCATCAATGGTGAGGTGGTCACCTCAGCCATTCCTGACTCTGAAG GTCTCACCGACCCAGCCCCCTGTGCTCCTCCCAGAGAGTCAGCTGGAAACAGCCAGTGGCCCCTGTTCCAG AACGAACAGTCGAACCTGGACTTCTTCAGCCCCAAACCTGGAACTGGTGCCTGTAGCCTCTCAGACGGGCCTCTCCTGCAGCCCTCAGCAGCCCCCGCAGGCAACTCCCAGGCCCCCGTGGTCCCAGCCAGCGCTCCAGCCCCCCCGGCCGGCTCCTTCTCATTTTCCACCGGCCTGGCCCCAGCTTCGGCCCCCAAGGCTGAGCCTGCGGCCCCCGGGCACCATGGTTCAGCTTTGGGCGACAGCACCGTGCGCCAGCTGGACGCCCTTGATCAGCTTCTAGAAGAGGCCAAAGC gaCCTCAGGCCTGGTGAAACCCGTCTCCTCTGGCTTCTTCGCTGGCGCTGCCACCTCCCCTCTGCTGCCCACCAGCACCTCAGCTAgacctctcctccccttctccacgGCGCCCGGCAGCCCTCTCTTCCAGCCACCTGCCTTCCAGTCCCAGGGCAGCCCCGTGCAGGGGCCCGAGCTCTCCCTGACCAGTGTCCACGTCCCCCTGGAGTCTATCAAGCCTA GCAGCGCCCTTCCTGTGACAGCCTATGATAAAAATGGCTTCCGCATCCTCTTCCATTTTGCCAAGGAGTGTCCTCCAGGACGGCCTGacgtgctggtggtggtggtgtccaTGCTGAATACGGCTCCCTTGCCTATCAAGAGCATCGTGCTGCAGGCTGCAGTGCCCAAG tcaATGAAAGTGAAGTTGCAGCCACCCTCTGGGACAGAACTCTCCCCGTTTAGCCCCATCCAGCCACCTGCAGCCATCACCCAGGTCATGCTGCTGGCCAATCCACTGAAG GAGAAGGCGAGGCTTCGGTACAGGCTGACCTTCGCCTTGGGGGAGCAGCTGAGCACGGAGGTGGGGGAGGTGGACCAGTTCCCCCCTGTGGAGCAGTGGGGGAGCCTGTGA
- the GGA3 gene encoding ADP-ribosylation factor-binding protein GGA3 isoform X2 — MAEAEGESLESWLNKATNPSNRQEDWEYIIGFCDQINKELEGPQIAVRLLAHKIQSPQEWEAVQALTVLEACMKNCGRRFHNEVGKFRFLNELIKVVSPKYLGDRVSEKVKTKVIELLYSWTLALPEESKIKDAYHMLKRQGIVQSDPLIPMDRTLIPSPPPRPKNPVFDDEEKSKLLAKLLKSKNPDDLQEANKLIKSMVKEDEARIQKVTKRLHTLEEVNNNVKLLGEMLLHYSKEDSSEADKELMKELFDRCESKRRTLFKLASETEDNDSSLGDILQASDNLSRVINSYKTVVEGQVINGEVVTSAIPDSEGNHRSSNQGTLIDLAELDAPSSLSPVLAPVPRPSGIPILPPPPQALGPGRSHSSSQAEAPPGPSSTGHTLSLLDEELLCLGLTDPAPCAPPRESAGNSQWPLFQNEQSNLDFFSPKPGTGACSLSDGPLLQPSAAPAGNSQAPVVPASAPAPPAGSFSFSTGLAPASAPKAEPAAPGHHGSALGDSTVRQLDALDQLLEEAKATSGLVKPVSSGFFAGAATSPLLPTSTSARPLLPFSTAPGSPLFQPPAFQSQGSPVQGPELSLTSVHVPLESIKPSSALPVTAYDKNGFRILFHFAKECPPGRPDVLVVVVSMLNTAPLPIKSIVLQAAVPKSMKVKLQPPSGTELSPFSPIQPPAAITQVMLLANPLKEKARLRYRLTFALGEQLSTEVGEVDQFPPVEQWGSL, encoded by the exons ATGGCGGAGGCGGAAGGGGAGAGTCTGGAGTCCTGGCTCA ATAAAGCCACGAATCCTTCCAACCGCCAGGAGGACTGGGAATACATAATTGGCTTTTGTGATCAGATCAACAAAGAGCTTGAAGG GCCACAGATCGCCGTCCGACTGCTGGCCCATAAGATCCAGTCTCCGCAGGAATGGGAGGCAGTCCAGGCCCTGACG GTGCTGGAGGCCTGCATGAAGAACTGTGGGAGGAGATTTCATAACGAAGTGGGAAAGTTCCGGTTTTTGAATGAGTTGATCAAAGTCGTCTCTCCAAAG TACCTGGGGGACAGGGTGTCTGAGAAAGTGAAGACCAAGGTTATTGAGCTGCTTTATAGCTGGACGTTGGCGCTGCCGGAAGAATCCAAGATCAAGGATGCCTACCACATGTTGAAGAGACAGG GCATTGTGCAGTCGGACCCGCTGATCCCTATGGACAGGACACTGATCCCCTCTCCGCCACCTCGTCCCAAAAACCCTGTTTTTGATGATGAGGAGAAGTCCAAG CTTTTAGCCAAGTTGTTGAAAAGCAAAAACCCAGATGACCTGCAGGAGGCCAACAAGCTCATCAAGTCCATGGTGAAGGAA GATGAGGCGCGGATCCAGAAGGTGACCAAGCGTCTGCACACTTTAGAGGAGGTTAATAACAACGTCAAGCTGCTCGGCGAGATGCTGCTTCATTACAGCAAAGAGGATTCTTCAGAGGCAGATAAAGAGCTCATGAAG GAGCTGTTTGATCGGTGTGAGAGCAAGAGGCGGACGTTATTCAAACTAGCCAGCGAGACAGAGGACAACGACAGCAGTTTAG GGGACATCCTGCAGGCCAGTGACAACCTCTCCCGGGTCATCAACTCTTATAAAACAGTCGTTGAAGGGCAGGTCATCAATGGTGAGGTGGTCACCTCAGCCATTCCTGACTCTGAAG GAAACCACCGTTCCAGTAACCAAGGCACTCTCATTGACCTTGCCGAGCTGGATGCGCCGAGCAGCTTGTCCCCAGTGCTGGCCCCCGTACCCCGCCCCTCGGGCATCCCTATCCTCCCTCCGCCCCCCCAGGCCTTGGGACCCGGGCGCAGCCACTCGTCCAGCCAGGCTGAGGCCCCGCCGGGACCCAGCAGCACAGGCCACACCCTCAGCCTGCTGGACGAGGAGCTGCTCTGCTTGG GTCTCACCGACCCAGCCCCCTGTGCTCCTCCCAGAGAGTCAGCTGGAAACAGCCAGTGGCCCCTGTTCCAG AACGAACAGTCGAACCTGGACTTCTTCAGCCCCAAACCTGGAACTGGTGCCTGTAGCCTCTCAGACGGGCCTCTCCTGCAGCCCTCAGCAGCCCCCGCAGGCAACTCCCAGGCCCCCGTGGTCCCAGCCAGCGCTCCAGCCCCCCCGGCCGGCTCCTTCTCATTTTCCACCGGCCTGGCCCCAGCTTCGGCCCCCAAGGCTGAGCCTGCGGCCCCCGGGCACCATGGTTCAGCTTTGGGCGACAGCACCGTGCGCCAGCTGGACGCCCTTGATCAGCTTCTAGAAGAGGCCAAAGC gaCCTCAGGCCTGGTGAAACCCGTCTCCTCTGGCTTCTTCGCTGGCGCTGCCACCTCCCCTCTGCTGCCCACCAGCACCTCAGCTAgacctctcctccccttctccacgGCGCCCGGCAGCCCTCTCTTCCAGCCACCTGCCTTCCAGTCCCAGGGCAGCCCCGTGCAGGGGCCCGAGCTCTCCCTGACCAGTGTCCACGTCCCCCTGGAGTCTATCAAGCCTA GCAGCGCCCTTCCTGTGACAGCCTATGATAAAAATGGCTTCCGCATCCTCTTCCATTTTGCCAAGGAGTGTCCTCCAGGACGGCCTGacgtgctggtggtggtggtgtccaTGCTGAATACGGCTCCCTTGCCTATCAAGAGCATCGTGCTGCAGGCTGCAGTGCCCAAG tcaATGAAAGTGAAGTTGCAGCCACCCTCTGGGACAGAACTCTCCCCGTTTAGCCCCATCCAGCCACCTGCAGCCATCACCCAGGTCATGCTGCTGGCCAATCCACTGAAG GAGAAGGCGAGGCTTCGGTACAGGCTGACCTTCGCCTTGGGGGAGCAGCTGAGCACGGAGGTGGGGGAGGTGGACCAGTTCCCCCCTGTGGAGCAGTGGGGGAGCCTGTGA